One segment of Panicum virgatum strain AP13 chromosome 3K, P.virgatum_v5, whole genome shotgun sequence DNA contains the following:
- the LOC120700913 gene encoding uncharacterized protein LOC120700913 — MAAYFPVMMSRQAQNWLESLPAGSINSWQDLCITFVQYYQAACPGPKTRWDLGSITQRPSESLRDYIKRYFANRNTITEVDDRDVIYHFHQGLHSVELWRKMFESNPKTVSDMMAIVNKHADMEDAERAQRRHMDRREPVDRPHQRDDDPARPRGDRPPRHSKDRDRAESSKAHDRKRGPDNTVVVAERPQQLTPLDQEELDRLLDSKCPWHKDTNHTARECHALSNCVAPVEPKRPRLDDCERPGSSRSSRGHGRRNRLPRRDEEDQQGNRSPGTFQEEQWVVNIIFGGSSTPSCKRSIKLHNRDVNSVFRHPVEPLCWSEIPITFDRVLIDGGSALNIIFAKTLEDMGFDMTKLVPSDQAFYGIIPGAGSTPVGKVTLPITFGTRDNYHTESIIF; from the exons ATGGCGGCATACTTCCCGGTGATGATGAGCCGGCAAGCACAGAACTGGCTCGAGTCTCTTCCTGCCGGCTCGATCAATAGCTGGCAGGACCTCTGCATCACCTTCGTCCAATACTACCAAGCAGCCTGCCCGGGCcccaaaaccagatgggatctggGCAGCATTACGCAACGACCCtccgagtccctgcgtgactacatcAAAAGGTACTTTGCTAACCGTAATACAATTACGGAAGTCGATGATAGGGACGTGATCTACCActtccaccaaggcctccataGCGTCGAACTATGGAGAAAGATGTTTGAGTCCAACCCCAAGACCGTCTCCGACATGATGGCCATCGTCAACAAGCACGCCGACATGGAGGACGCCGAGCGCGCACAACGCCGCCACATGGATCGCCGCGAGCCTGTCGATCGTCCTCACCAAAGGGACGACGATCCGGCTCGCCCAAGAGGAGATCGTCCACCACGTCACAGCAAGGACCGCGACCGCGCCGAGTCATCCAAGGCCCACGACCGCAAGCGTGGCCCCGACAACACTGTCGTTGTTGCTGAACGGCCTCAGCAGCTTACCCCCCTCGATCAGGAGGAGCTCGATAGGCTCCTCGACTCCAAGTGCCCCTGGCACAAAGACACCAACCACACCGCGCGAGAATGTCACGCCCTCTCCAACTGCGTCGCTCCAGTGGAACCCAAGCGGCCCAGGCTCGATGACTGCGAAAGGCCGGGTAGCTCCAGAAGCTCCCGTGGCCATGGCCGCAGGAACCGCTTGCCCAGGCGAGACGAGGAGGACCAGCAGGGCAACCGGTCACCCGGCACCTTCCAGGAGGAGCAATGGGTGGTTAATATCATCTTCGGAGGCTCCAGCACCCCGTCCTGCAAGCGTAGCATCAAGCTGCACAATCGCGACGTCAACTCGGTGTTCAGGCACCCGGTTGAGCCTCTTTGCTGGTCAGAGATCCCAATTACCTTCGACCG GGTACTCATCgacgggggcagcgccctcaaTATCATCTTCGCTAAAACTCTGGAGGACATGGGCTTCGACATGACTAAGCTGGTTCCTTCAGACCAGGCCTTCTATGGCATCATCCCGGGTGCGGGCTCAACTCCGGTTGGCAAGGTCACCCTCCCCATCACCTTCGGCACCCGGGACAACTACCACACGGAGTCCATCATTTTTTAG